One part of the Diadema setosum chromosome 22, eeDiaSeto1, whole genome shotgun sequence genome encodes these proteins:
- the LOC140245614 gene encoding allatostatin-A receptor-like — protein MTSTLTGMSAKLHSVVVVTETLTASSKSAAEKQYDNFSSVDEQAPIAWSWEVMTWSWYVISELVISILGIIGNALVIAVVFGRRSKRRSTDILVGNLAIADFLTSILLVPYAKVKSIPNSWVGALFCKLMVGEYLMWTAIMASIYSLVAVSFDRFFAVVYPIQFKRFANRRLVNIIVCLIWVGSSVLMVRILLTNTTDVTKGKCVYQRPPRDEQIIFGIYVFVVKLVLPTFLMLVTQIAIARSLRRQAARFASNATTASFHQIARSRVLTLTLTVVLIYVICWSPDQIALISFNLGLLTPSFLRSPFARVVTALAICNSCVNPILYTLRHPQFREAVKDFFRNTSKRNVPIFEDVELWYRSEKTHENIVKA, from the coding sequence ATGACCAGCACCCTTACCGGAATGTCGGCTAAACTGCACTCAGTTGTGGTGGTGACCGAAACGCTAACAGCCTCCTCCAAATCAGCCGCCGAGAAGCAATACGACAATTTTTCGTCCGTAGACGAGCAAGCCCCGATCGCTTGGTCCTGGGAAGTTATGACGTGGTCTTGGTATGTGATCAGCGAGCTTGTGATATCAATTCTTGGGATCATCGGCAACGCTCTCGTCATCGCTGTCGTGTTCGGCCGTCGATCGAAAAGGCGCTCCACTGATATTCTTGTGGGAAATCTAGCGATTGCTGATTTCCTCACTTCCATACTTCTAGTTCCGTACGCAAAAGTCAAATCTATCCCCAATTCATGGGTGGGCGCATTGTTTTGTAAACTCATGGTAGGCGAATATTTGATGTGGACCGCAATTATGGCATCAATCTACAGCCTGGTGGCAGTGTCCTTCGATCGTTTCTTCGCTGTCGTTTATCCGATCCAGTTTAAGCGCTTCGCCAATCGCCGACTCGTGAATATCATCGTTTGTCTCATATGGGTGGGATCAAGTGTCTTAATGGTTCGTATACTCTTGACCAACACCACGGACGTGACAAAGGGAAAGTGCGTGTATCAGAGACCGCCGCGAGACGAGCAAATAATCTTTGGAATCTATGTTTTCGTTGTCAAACTCGTTCTCCCTACATTCCTCATGCTTGTAACCCAGATAGCCATTGCACGCTCTCTCCGACGGCAGGCCGCCCGCTTCGCGTCGAATGCGACCACAGCATCGTTCCACCAAATCGCCCGATCTCGAGTCCTCACCCTAACACTGACGGTTGTCCTTATCTACGTCATCTGCTGGTCCCCAGACCAGATAGCTTTAATCTCTTTCAACCTAGGGCTCCTCACTCCTTCCTTTTTGCGAAGTCCTTTTGCACGCGTAGTCACCGCACTCGCCATTTGTAACTCGTGCGTGAACCCGATATTGTACACCCTCCGCCACCCGCAATTCCGTGAAGCCGTGAAGGATTTCTTCAGAAACACAAGCAAAAGAAACGTACCAATATTTGAGGATGTGGAATTATGGTATCGATCGGAGAAAACTCATGAAAACATCGTCAAGGCTTAA
- the LOC140245616 gene encoding extracellular serine proteinase-like produces the protein MKGFLILLLAALATAKLAPLHTHRERIPGRYLVKLKAGKNLESTIASLGDVKIIHKYRTVFNGFAAELTDDMVTHLRSSGLVEYIEEDGIVRASSVASWGLDRVDQVSLPLDDVFNPMGDGSGVDVYVIDTGINAVHQDFGGRGFIGYDARDGDGDDCNGHGTHCAGTVGGTTYGVAAGTRIFGVRVLGCLGSGSTADVVEGCEWVADNFERTSVASLSLGGGASQTMDDAIAYMVDAGITVAVAAGNDNSDACEYSPARAEPAISVGATDREDVRAVFSNYGTCVDIFAPGVSITSTWIRSDTATNTISGTSMACPHVAGAAAVLLGSEPELTPQEVREKLQLKANGNTGITDLPAGSPDLLLYIGEGNAGGGFIPDPSAPVIPPSDPTCSGYFNESSGTFTSPNYPSDYDNDLTCDYLVVAGDGEAITVTFDDFSLESSSTCAYDSVSIYDGSSISDPLLGQWCGTNSPGVVAGASQSMLIRFESDFSVTSSGFSASYVTGVPPETGECGHVFTKATGQFTSPNFPSNYGNNEMCSFEIEAGAGETVTLSFGSFDLESHTSCAYDAVEITDGNGSLLQRVCGSEVPAPIISTNGGMLIKFTSDSSVTRGGFEASYIKQ, from the exons ATGAAAGGATTCCTCATACTCCTTCTGGCCGCTTTGGCCACGGCCAAACTTGCTCCTCTACACACCCACAGGGAACGCATTCCAGGACGGTACTTGGTCAAACTCAAG GCCGGGAAAAACCTAGAGTCTACCATAGCTTCCCTCGGTGACGTGAAAATAATTCATAAGTACAGAACGGTGTTTAACGGCTTCGCAGCAGAACTCACTGACGACATGGTTACGCAT CTGCGAAGTTCCGGCCTCGTGGAGTACATCGAAGAGGATGGTATCGTGCGAGCCTCCTCGGTCGCGTCGTGGGGTCTCGACCGTGTCGACCAAGTCTCGCTCCCTCTCGACGACGTGTTCAATCCCATGGGTGATGGGTCTGGCGTCGACGTGTACGTAATCGACACCGGAATCAACGCTGTCCACCAGGACTTCGGTGGACGAGGATTTATCGGATATGACGCGCGTGATGGAGAT GGTGACGACTGCAACGGACATGGAACCCACTGTGCCGGAACTGTGGGTGGAACTACTTACGGTGTTGCCGCTGGCACCAGAATCTTCGGGGTCCGCGTTCTGGGCTGCTTGGGCTCTGGCTCGACTGCAGATGTAGTCGAAG gCTGTGAATGGGTTGCGGACAACTTTGAAAGAACATCGGTCGCCTCTCTCTCCCTCGGTGGTGGGGCGAGCCAGACTATGGACGACGCCATCGCCTACATGGTTGACGCGGGAATCACCGTAGCGGTCGCAGCCGGCAACGACAACAGCGATGCCTGTGAATACTCTCCGGCTAGAGCTGAaccg GCCATCAGTGTTGGCGCCACAGACCGAGAGGACGTGCGCGCCGTCTTCTCAAACTACGGAACTTGCGTCGATATCTTCGCTCCCGGAGTCTCCATCACTTCCACCTGGATTCGATCGGACACTGCTACCAACACCATCAGTGGAACCTCCATGGCTTGCCCCCACGTGGCAG GCGCTGCTGCAGTTCTTCTTGGCTCTGAACCCGAGTTGACCCCACAGGAGGTGAGAGAGAAGCTGCAGTTGAAGGCGAATGGCAACACTGGAATCACCGATCTGCCTGCCGGCTCTCCTGATCTCCTTCTCTACATCGGCGAGGGAAACGCCGGGGGAGGGTTCATCCCTGATCCTTCTGCTCCCGTGATTCCCCCAAGCGACCCCA CATGCAGCGGATATTTCAACGAGTCATCGGGCACTTTTACCAGCCCAAATTATCCCAGCGACTACGACAACGATCTGACGTGCGATTACCTTGTCGTTGCCGGTGACGGAGAGGCCATTACAGTCACCTTCGACGATTTCAGCCTCGAGAGCTCTTCAACCTGCGCTTATGATTCAGTTTCC ATCTACGACGGATCTTCAATATCTGACCCTCTCCTCGGTCAGTGGTGCGGCACCAACAGTCCCGGGGTTGTGGCCGGGGCCAGCCAGTCGATGCTCATTCGATTCGAGAGCGACTTTTCCGTGACCTCATCCGGCTTCTCCGCATCCTACGTCACTGGAGTACCTCCAGAGACCGGAG AATGCGGTCATGTTTTCACTAAGGCGACTGGACAGTTCACCTCGCCAAACTTTCCAAGTAACTATGGCAACAACGAGATGTGCTCTTTCGAAATCGAGGCTGGAGCTGGCGAGACTGTCACACTCAGCTTTGGCTCCTTCGATCTAGAGAGTCACACTTCATGTGCCTACGATGCTGTCGAG ATCACTGACGGCAACGGCAGCCTCCTCCAAAGAGTGTGTGGCTCAGAAGTCCCGGCTCCTATCATATCGACCAACGGCGGAATGCTCATCAAGTTTACGAGCGACAGTTCGGTCACCCGTGGCGGATTTGAGGCTTCCTATATCAAGCAGTAG
- the LOC140245615 gene encoding neuropeptide FF receptor 2-like: MTTTISGMSADLPSHLIVTEMETTDSELGTENQYDDFSSEAVQGQITWSWEGMTWSWYVMCELVIAIVGITGNALVIAVVFGHRSKSHAKSRSMDILVGNLAIADFFTSILLIPHPRVKSIPNSWVGALFCKVVEGEYLMWITISTSIYSLVAVSIDRFFAVVYPITFKRFVNRRLVNVIVCLIWAGSCVLMVRILLTNTTNVIVGKCVYQRPPQNEQIIYGTYIFVVILVLPTVLMLVTQTAIVRSLRREAARFATNESTASFHEIARFRVLTLTLTVVLIYVICWAPDQIAFFVFNLGLAPSFLRSPFARVVIALAICNSCVNPILYTLRHPKFREAVKDVFRNTNKRNTPIFEDVESQYKPKKSNHRIEIA, translated from the coding sequence ATGACTACGACGATTTCTGGAATGTCGGCAGATCTACCTTCGCATTTGATAGTGACAGAAATGGAGACAACTGATTCCGAATTAGGAACCGAAAATCAATATGATGATTTTTCGTCCGAAGCTGTGCAAGGCCAGATCACGTGGTCTTGGGAAGGTATGACGTGGTCTTGGTATGTGATGTGCGAGCTCGTCATCGCAATTGTTGGGATCACTGGCAACGCTCTCGTCATTGCCGTAGTGTTCGGCCATCGCTCGAAGAGCCATGCGAAGAGTCGCTCGATGGATATCTTGGTGGGAAATCTGGCGATAGCTGATTTCTTCACTTCAATCCTTCTGATTCCTCACCCAAGAGTCAAATCTATTCCAAATTCATGGGTGGGCGCATTGTTTTGTAAAGTCGTGGAAGGCGAGTATTTGATGTGGATCACGATATCGACGTCGATCTACAGCCTGGTCGCAGTGTCCATCGATCGCTTCTTCGCTGTCGTTTATCCTATCACTTTTAAGCGCTTCGTCAATCGTCGACTCGTAAATGTCATCGTTTGCCTCATTTGGGCGGGATCGTGTGTGTTAATGGTGCGTATCCTGTTGACCAACACTACGAATGTGATAGTAGGAAAGTGCGTGTATCAGCGACCGCCGCAAAACGAGCAAATCATCTACGGGACCTATATTTTCGTCGTCATACTCGTTCTCCCAACAGTCCTCATGCTGGTGACCCAGACAGCCATCGTGCGCTCGCTCCGACGGGAGGCCGCCCGCTTCGCGACGAATGAGTCGACGGCATCGTTCCACGAAATCGCCCGATTTCGAGTCCTCACTCTTACGCTAACGGTTGTCCTAATCTACGTCATCTGCTGGGCTCCAGACCAGATAGCATTCTTCGTTTTTAACCTGGGACTGGCTCCTTCCTTTTTGCGTAGCCCTTTTGCACGCGTAGTAATTGCACTCGCCATTTGTAACTCCTGTGTGAACCCAATCCTGTACACCCTTCGCCACCCAAAATTCCGTGAAGCCGTTAAGGATGTTTtcagaaacacaaacaaaagaaatacaccaATATTTGAGGATGTGGAGTCACAATACAAACCTAAGAAAAGTAATCATAGGATCGAAATAGCTTAA
- the LOC140245613 gene encoding allatostatin-A receptor-like gives MTAATETSAKLHSDVAMTEMLTVSSESASDEEYSNFVSMAGHNKSTWSWEVMTWSWYVICELAIAILGITGNVLVITVVFGRRTKSRSTDILVGNLAIADFLTSILLVPFPKVKYIPNSWMGALYCKILEGEYLMWTTITASIYILVAVSLDRFFAVVYPIHFKRFASRRLVNIIVCFIWAGSCVSMVRILLSNTTDVIMGKCVYQALPRNHEILYGIYYFIVQFALPTVLMLVTQVSIVRSLRREAARFTSKESTATFHNIARSRALTLTLTVVLIYVICWAPDQIAYFTFNLGLTPSFVRSPFARVVIALAICNSCVNPILYTLRHPQFREAVMDFVRNKSKRNTPIFEDVELPYLSKKSHQSIDKA, from the coding sequence ATGACGGCGGCTACTGAAACATCAGCTAAATTACACTCAGATGTGGCAATGACCGAAATGCTAACTGTCTCTTCAGAATCAGCTAGCGATGAGGAATATAGTAATTTTGTGTCTATGGCTGGGCACAACAAGAGCACGTGGTCATGGGAAGTCATGACATGGTCCTGGTATGTAATCTGTGAGCTTGCTATAGCAATTCTTGGAATCACCGGCAACGTTCTTGTCATCACTGTAGTGTTCGGCCGTCGCACTAAGAGTCGCTCAACGGATATCCTCGTTGGAAATCTGGCGATAGCTGATTTCCTCACTTCGATCCTTCTGGTTCCATTCCCAAAAGTCAAATATATTCCTAATTCATGGATGGGAGCATTGTATTGTAAAATCTTAGAAGGCGAGTATTTGATGTGGACCACGATTACGGCGTCGATCTACATCCTGGTCGCAGTGTCCCTCGATCGCTTCTTCGCTGTCGTTTATCCGATCCATTTTAAGCGCTTCGCCAGTCGCCGACTCGTGAATATCATCGTTTGTTTCATTTGGGCGGGATCATGCGTCTCAATGGTTCGAATCCTTTTGAGCAACACTACAGATGTGATAATGGGAAAGTGCGTCTATCAGGCACTGCCGCGAAACCATGAAATTCTCTACGGAATTTATTACTTCATCGTTCAGTTCGCTCTCCCAACCGTCCTCATGCTAGTGACCCAGGTATCTATCGTGCGGTCACTCCGGCGGGAGGCCGCCCGCTTCACGTCGAAAGAGTCTACAGCAACGTTCCACAATATCGCCCGATCTCGAGCCCTCACTTTAACGTTAACGGTTGTCCTTATCTACGTCATCTGCTGGGCCCCAGACCAAATAGCGTATTTCACTTTCAACCTGGGACTCACTCCTTCCTTTGTGCGCAGTCCTTTTGCACGCGTAGTCATCGCACTCGCCATTTGTAACTCCTGTGTCAACCCAATACTGTACACTCTTCGTCACCCGCAATTTCGTGAAGCCGTCATGGATTTTgtcagaaataaaagcaaaagaaatacaCCAATATTTGAGGATGTGGAATTACCTTACCTGTCAAAGAAAAGTCATCAGAGTATTGACAAAGCGTAA